DNA sequence from the Ruminococcus albus 7 = DSM 20455 genome:
TGCATTCTCTTTGGTCAGGGGAGCAAGATCCTTCTTGGTGAACTTGTATTTTGCCTGCATATCGTCAATATTCTCAACGGCTACCAGCAAAGTCATCAGCTTGGTCAGTGATGCAGGATAGATCCTTTGGTCGTACTTCAGACCTGCAAGTATCTCATTGGAATCGCAATCCAGAAGAATTCCGGTCTGACAGGTTATATCTTTCAGGTTGATAGTTTCATACCTGTCTGAAATCGTTGGGAGCTGAGAGGGCTTGGGTTCAGGTATGAGCTCAGCCAGCTCGTCTTCGATCGTTGTTTCCTCGTCCTCGGTCGGCAGTTCATCTGACGGAGGCGGAGCACCGACGCTTTCGTTGGGCTTGATGGTTTTTCTGCCTGTAACTACCATCAATGCACATCCGACTGCTACAATGATGATCATTACCAGCAACGCGACAACTGCTGCGCCGCCCTTATGGTTACTGTTCTTCATTCTCCTTACCATTCCTTTCGATTATACAGTTTATTTCATTCTTTGGTTTCAGTATCGTCATTCTGCTTCATTATGGTTTTGTAGCAGTAGCCGAGTATGTCCTTTCTTGTGACTATTCCTATGAAGATCCCTCTGTCATCAATGACAGGTATAAAGTTCTGATCCATGCTCAGCAGTATCAGTTCTTCTACCGTTGATGAAACGTTGACGGGACGCATCCTGGTCTTTGGTGGGATCTTCTCAAGAGGATAGCTTTCCATCTCGCGGATATCATACATACCTCTTTCTACCATAAAACGCAGAAAATCGCCCTCGGATACGGTCTTGACAAATCTGCCCTCCCTGTCTATAACAGGTACAGCCGAATAACCGTGATGCTTCATCTTTTCAAGAGTCTGTCTTGCGGTACAGTCAGAATACAGATATTCTATGCACGCTTTAGGGTGCAGCAATTTCAGGATATTCATTATTGTGTTAGTTCCTCTCAGGTTTATCGCCGTATGTGTATACCAACGAAGTCAGATCCTCATAGGATATATTCTTCAGCTTTTCATCATTCATTCCTGCTGATGAGAGTTCTTCCGCACTTACATTTGCTGTAATGAATATAGCCTGACAGTAGCCAAGCTTTTGCTCAGGTGACATAACATCAAAATCAACCATTCTTGAAATAAATGACGAATCAAATACAGATCTGTCGATCTGCTGGGTCTCTCCGTCTGTCGTTACCATCTCTCCGCCTGAGCCGAAAGCTATCTCGGTGATAGTTCTGGTCTCTGTCATGCCCTCGTCACCGTTCACGCCTTCTACCATATATTTTGTGGTATACTTTGCAGGCAGTCCTGTTTCTTTATCGAAATAAAAATCAATTACCGTGATGTAAGTTCCGCCTGTATATGTATACTCTTCCACATCATAGATCTTTGCGCTTTCCGCATCGATATGAGTTTCAGTAGCAGGCAGATCCTGATCGACTACAGTTTCTATGATGCTAACCGGTAATTCAGCAGATCTTTTGCGGTATATGCCGCATACGTTGTCAAAATCGTATGCTGTTCCTCCTGTACAGATAGATCCGCTGGAACCTATCTCATTGGTCTGCAGTTCATAATAATCGCTGCCGTCTTTTATCCTGAGGATCTCCGTTTCATTTCCCGAAGCATCGGTATATCTGAGCTTTATACGATACTGTTCATTCTGCAGTAGATCATAAGCCTGTTTTATATGTACACCGTTTGATGCTGTTCTTGTCTTGGATTCACCGTCCGTGACTACTTCATCTATGGTGCTTTCATCAGTTACAATGCTGCTGCTTTTATTTTTTTTCGTCTTCTTGCTGTTTTTGTCTTTATCCTTACTGCAGGCTGTGCAGGAAAATACCAGCACCGCAGCTGTCAGCAAAGCGGCGAGTTTATTTATTTTCATTGTTTTTATCCTTTCGATTTATATGTAAAGTTCTCACAGCTACACAAATTAATTATACACCCCGCCAAACTTTATGTCAAGTGAAATTTTAGAGTGTTTCTTAGGGCAAATTTAGTTAAAAGGACAATTTTTTGCCCGCAAAAAAAGAGCGCCGAAGTGCAGGGCTCTGCAAAAGTTTATTATAATACTGTTTTACCCTTGAGGTATGCTGCAATCTTTTCAAGATCTGTGACATCCGTTCTGCCGTCATTGTTCAAATCCGCTCTTCTTGTCTGTGTGATGTATAATATCGGGATACAGTACATTGAAGCTCTTTTCCTGCTTCCAGTCATCGTCGCGCAGAACGAGAACCAGTCAACTCTCTGTGAAATGATATATTCGTCAGTAATTCAGTTATAGAGATGTGATTGGTCTACAGCGGTATAATTATGCAATTTTTTTGTGCGGTTGTCAAGTCTTTTTTTATAAAAAAAGCCCCGCCGAAGCGGGGCATGAGCTTACCTGTAAGCCGGGTTTTGTCGTGTACGTCAATCTATCTAGGCTGTACGTTGCCGCACAGCTCAAGCCACCTACGGCTTTGGGTCTGACGAGCAGCCATTGACCCTTCTGCCGCCATTGGTGTTGCATCGGATAAGGTTTACATGGCAGTGACATCTCTGTCACTCCGGTGGGCTCTTACCCCGCCTTTCCACCCTTACCGCATTACTGCGGCGGTATATCTCTGTTGCACTGGCTCGGAGGTCGCCCTCGGCTGACGTTATCAGCTATCCTGCTCTGTGATGCCCGGACTTTCCTCATAAGCGTTGCCGCTTCCGCTGACGTATAGTATGCTCACAAATGCTATCATAACACATTTAGTGAAATTTGTCAACGCTTACTTTCTCTTTGCAGATACTGTGTCATGCGTATGCCAGCTGTTTGAGTTCCTTTTTGTTTTCGTACATCCTGCTGTCTGCCAGCTCAAACACATCAGATACTTTTCTGTGGTGATTCGGTTCGTATTCTGCCAGACCGGATGCTACTACAGGCGCACTCTGACGTTGGCGGTTTTCCATCACTTGTCTGCGCAGTTCTGTGAGAAGTTCATCCTTGTGGTCATGGTCATTATCACGGAGTATTACCGCAAATTCGTCACCGCCGATACGGAACACGGGACTGTGAACGAATATTCCGCATATCAGTTTGCAGGCTGCACATATATATTCATCCCCGACCTTATGTCCAAGCGTGTCATTTATACGTTTAAGGTCGTTAAGATCACATATAAGCACCGCAAAGGGTCTGGTACTGCCGTTGTCTATATCGTTCTGCAGTGCATATTCTTCTTCCTGATACGCATTTTTGTTCTTTACTCCGGTAAGTTCATCCTTCATTGCCTTTCGTGTTACTGTTATAAGTTCTTCCTTGTATTTGTTTTCACGCTTAACGTCTTCGTCTATGTTAGCGCTACCGAGTATGACATGGCGCTTATCTTCCGCCCATGCTACTCTAAGGCTCATATAAGGACAGTTCTCCTTCATATGTTTTCTGAAAGTCAGGTTAAATGAATCAGCTGTTGTCAGCCTATCAAGCAGATTATTCCTGGTAACTGCTTCAAGCACTTTTTTCTTGTCCTGATCACAGACCAGATCATTAATTATCTGAGGCATCTCAGCAAAGAAATCTGTTCCGCTGTTTTCATGTACGGGTACACCGTTCTCGCCCTCTGAACTGTAATGTGTGAATGCACCGGTCTGTATATCAACGTAGTATATCGAATCGTATCTGAAAGCAAGGGAATTCAGTATCTGGCTGTAGGTGATATTTTTTCTTTCCAGTTCTTTGCTTGCAAGTTCTTTTCGCATCTGTTCATCTATATTCTCAACGCCTATGATGAAATGTGTCTTATCACTTGACCACATAACGTTCAGCCTTGTGTACCTGAATTCTCCGCTTAGCAGCAGACGGTACTTCATGCTGAATATCTTCTGGTCTTTCAGCTTTTCTGTTATATATTCCTTTCTCATGATTTCGAGGATACTGTCCCTGTCATCGTTGTGTATGTATTTAAGGATATTCCTTCGTGATTCATCAAAGAAATCAGAGCCTTTTTTGGGTATATCAAGTTCGTCATATTCGGTGTTTGCCGAAAACTCGATATATGTATCATCTTCTGCATCAACATAATATATCGTGTTGTAGTATGAAGCCAGGCTGCTGGCTATCTGATTGTATATTATCGTCTCTTTGCTGAGTCTTTCAGCTTTCTGTTCTGTTCTTACTTCTTTATCTATATTTGTAACGCCAAGGATAAAGTATTCGTCGTTGCTGCTCACACCTCGTATAAGTCTCAGTTCGTGGTAAACAGGCTTGCCGTCTATCATCCGACGGTACACTATATTCTTCATGGCGCTGTTATCAAGCATATTTACTAAGTTTTTCTTCTGTATATCTTCTGTGAATATATGACGGTCTTCTTTATAAACCTCATCATTTATATCTCTTGTTATATCACTGAAAAAATCCTTGCCCCTGTAACTTGTGATGAGGGTCCTGGATCCGGGATCGAGAGAGTAGGAAACGTATTCGTCAGTCGTTGCATTAACATAGTAAACCTTTGAATAATCGCACAGTAAAGCACTTGCTATCCTGCCGTAGATCAGCTCTGTGTCCATCATAAGCTCTTACCTCCGTTTCAGATAATCTGGTAATTGGTAAATACTTTCATCTAAATTTGACTATTCTTAACTGTTATGTAATATTATAACATATAATTCCCGAAAAGTAAAGATATATCGCAGAAAAAATGTTGTTAAATCAAATAACAGCCAAAAATCAAATTCAAACAAAAGAACAAATGTTCCGCGTGGAACATTCGGATCATTATGAAAATAGCAAACTACTTCAGGTGCACATCTTCAATATCAAAAAAGCACTTCCGTTAATAGAAAGAAGTGCTTTTTGATGATCGATATGCCTAATTTATTCTGTTTTGGCAGCTTCGGGGTCTTTAGCCGCAACAAGACCGTAAAATGAAGGTTTGGGATTGAGATTGCCGTCAAAGAACAATGGGCTTTCCTGCTTTTTCCAGCTTGATGTATCGGTCACTCCCCATACGGTAAAACTGGTTATCGGCACGCCTTCATTTTTGAGCTGAATTATCTTCTCCATGTATTTCTGAGCATAATCGCCCTGTTTCTTTTCCCAGTCATCGGAGTTGTCCTTGCTGATATCAAGTTCGGTTATAGATATCTCTACACCAAGTTCCTTGTTGTATCTGCGTACTGCCTCACCATAGCTTTCGGTATCGCACCATGTACCTATATGCGACTGCATACCTACACCGTCGATATTTCCTGCCTCTGCAACGGGTTTGAGGAAGTCTATTATCTCCAGCTGCTTGTTCATCTGGAATGCATTGTAGTCATTGTAATAAAGTTTTACACCCTCGGGCTGATATTTTCTTGCAAACTCAAATGCTTTTTCGATATAGTCATCACCTATGGTCTGAAGCCAGAGACAATCGCGCTTTGCCTGCCCCTGGTCTGCAGCAGCTTCGTTAACAACGTCCCAAGCATAGAAAAGTCCCGGATGTTCTGTATCTGCCCATTCAAATACAGCCTTGATATAGTTTTCCATGCGTTTCAGCATGAGTTCTCTGTCAGCGAGTTCACCGTTGGTATCGTAATCTTTGTAAAACAGCCATTCAGGAGTCTGAGAATACCATACCAATGTATGTCCGCGAACCTTTAAGCCATTTTCCTCTGCGAATTCAAGTTGTGATCTGCAGCTGTCGAAATGAACAGCAGGTGCTTCGCGATATTTATCTATGTCAGATAATGTAGTCTGTTTATCAAGTATTGAATCAGGCTTCATCTCATTTTCGCAGGTCATACTGTTGAATTGTTCCTTTATGAGCAGCATACAGTCTATATCACCAAGCTGGTAAGGTGATACAGCAGTACCAACATAGAAATCATCAGCGTAAAGATCCTTCAGAGAGGGAAGTCCTGACGTTTTTGAATCTATTGTTGTATTGCTTGACTTGGACTGCGATGAAGCTGAACTGTTTTCGGTTTTCTTGTCCTTATCCGCAGCTGATGCGCATCCGCTCAACATCAAAGCTGCACACATGATCAATAGAATTTGTTTTTTCATGCAAGTCACCTCTTGACGCAAAATATCCCGACAACACAATATTCCCATACAGAATGAATAAAACACTATGTTCAAAAATTGTTGTTTTATACCTATTTAATTATATACCAAAAGGGCTTATCGTCACTAATCATTTATTGCTTAAAAACTTTCAAATATTGCGTTTATAGGCTGATTCAGGGCTGAAAACAGATGCGTTATGAAATTAAATGATATAACAATAATCGCAATTATTATCTATACATAAGCAAAAAATGAATAGAAATATTCACTGTGCGGTTGTATAATAATATCAGAAAATACAAAAGCGCTAAAGCATGAAAGGATGTTTGTTAATATGAAGCTTTTTGTTGATACAGCGAATGTAGATGACATCAGAGAGGCTGAATCACTCGGCGTTATCTGCGGCGTAACTACCAACCCCTCACTTATTGCTAAAGAGGGCAGAGTTTTTGAAGAAGTAGTCAAGGAGATCACTGAGATCGTTGACGGACCCATTTCAGCTGAGGTTATTTCTCTTGAGGCTGATAAGATGGTCGAAGAGGCTATACCTCTTTCTAAGATACACAAGAATATAGTTATCAAACTGCCTATGTGCGCTGAAGGTCTGAAAGCCTGCAAGCGTCTTACAGAGATGGGCATAAAGACAAATGTTACACTGATATTCTCTGCTGCACAGGCTATACTGGCTGCAAATGCAGGTGCTACCTACGTTTCTCCTTTCCTGGGCAGACTTGATGATATAGGCATGACCGGTATGGATCTGATCGAGGAGATCTCTGATATCTTCTCAGTTCAGGGTATCAAAACCGAGATCATTGCTGCGTCCATCAGAAACCCAATACACGTTGTTGATGCTGCTAGAGCAGGCTGCGATATCGCTACTGTTCCTATGGGCGTTATCAGACAGATGATCAAGCATCCTCTGACCGACAACGGTATAGAGCGTTTCCTGAAGGACTGGGAGAGCGTTCCCAATAAATAAGCTTTCTACATTGGAATTGAATATACTCCAATTTCCACCTTATTTTCTAACCTCGGGTATTCCGGTACACCCTGACAAGACGGCCAGTTTTACCCCGCTGCCCGCCTTGTCTGCGGAACCCGAATCTTGAAAATGCTATCCATTCTCCTTTTATTTCATATTATATATTCCTTCTGACAGGCAGCCGAGAGCTAATTTCGGCTGTTTTGTTTTTTGTGAAAAGTATTAATAAAATATTGAAATACGCTATAATAAAGGGTTTTGGTTGAAAAATGTCTACATTAGTTGTTTCGACTGGTAAAAAAATTGGTCAAATGTGCTATTGACGGCAGGTGTTTACTGTGGTAAAATGCTATTGTATCTTTATAAACTTGAAAGGAAATGTAATAATGAAAAAATTTATAGCAGTTGTTTGTGCACTGACTCTGTCATGTGCTATGTTCGCTTCATGCGGCAAGAAGGATTCCAAAAAGGATGATTCCAGTAAGTCGGT
Encoded proteins:
- a CDS encoding CBS domain-containing protein, which gives rise to MNILKLLHPKACIEYLYSDCTARQTLEKMKHHGYSAVPVIDREGRFVKTVSEGDFLRFMVERGMYDIREMESYPLEKIPPKTRMRPVNVSSTVEELILLSMDQNFIPVIDDRGIFIGIVTRKDILGYCYKTIMKQNDDTETKE
- a CDS encoding GGDEF domain-containing protein, with protein sequence MMDTELIYGRIASALLCDYSKVYYVNATTDEYVSYSLDPGSRTLITSYRGKDFFSDITRDINDEVYKEDRHIFTEDIQKKNLVNMLDNSAMKNIVYRRMIDGKPVYHELRLIRGVSSNDEYFILGVTNIDKEVRTEQKAERLSKETIIYNQIASSLASYYNTIYYVDAEDDTYIEFSANTEYDELDIPKKGSDFFDESRRNILKYIHNDDRDSILEIMRKEYITEKLKDQKIFSMKYRLLLSGEFRYTRLNVMWSSDKTHFIIGVENIDEQMRKELASKELERKNITYSQILNSLAFRYDSIYYVDIQTGAFTHYSSEGENGVPVHENSGTDFFAEMPQIINDLVCDQDKKKVLEAVTRNNLLDRLTTADSFNLTFRKHMKENCPYMSLRVAWAEDKRHVILGSANIDEDVKRENKYKEELITVTRKAMKDELTGVKNKNAYQEEEYALQNDIDNGSTRPFAVLICDLNDLKRINDTLGHKVGDEYICAACKLICGIFVHSPVFRIGGDEFAVILRDNDHDHKDELLTELRRQVMENRQRQSAPVVASGLAEYEPNHHRKVSDVFELADSRMYENKKELKQLAYA
- a CDS encoding endo-1,4-beta-xylanase; translation: MKKQILLIMCAALMLSGCASAADKDKKTENSSASSQSKSSNTTIDSKTSGLPSLKDLYADDFYVGTAVSPYQLGDIDCMLLIKEQFNSMTCENEMKPDSILDKQTTLSDIDKYREAPAVHFDSCRSQLEFAEENGLKVRGHTLVWYSQTPEWLFYKDYDTNGELADRELMLKRMENYIKAVFEWADTEHPGLFYAWDVVNEAAADQGQAKRDCLWLQTIGDDYIEKAFEFARKYQPEGVKLYYNDYNAFQMNKQLEIIDFLKPVAEAGNIDGVGMQSHIGTWCDTESYGEAVRRYNKELGVEISITELDISKDNSDDWEKKQGDYAQKYMEKIIQLKNEGVPITSFTVWGVTDTSSWKKQESPLFFDGNLNPKPSFYGLVAAKDPEAAKTE
- the fsa gene encoding fructose-6-phosphate aldolase; its protein translation is MKLFVDTANVDDIREAESLGVICGVTTNPSLIAKEGRVFEEVVKEITEIVDGPISAEVISLEADKMVEEAIPLSKIHKNIVIKLPMCAEGLKACKRLTEMGIKTNVTLIFSAAQAILAANAGATYVSPFLGRLDDIGMTGMDLIEEISDIFSVQGIKTEIIAASIRNPIHVVDAARAGCDIATVPMGVIRQMIKHPLTDNGIERFLKDWESVPNK